One window of Panthera tigris isolate Pti1 chromosome C2, P.tigris_Pti1_mat1.1, whole genome shotgun sequence genomic DNA carries:
- the LOC102949373 gene encoding olfactory receptor 5H2-like: protein MEKDNATLLTELILTGLTYEPQWQISLFLVFLVIYLLTIVGNLGLIALIWNDPQLHIPMYFFLGSLAFVDAWISSTVTPKMLVNFFAKSKMISLSECMIQFFSLAISITTECFLLATMAYDRYVAICKPLLYPVIMSNTLCIRLLVLSFSGGLLHAIIHNALLFRLTFCDSIIVHHFYCDIMPLFKISCTDPSINFLIVFIFAGSIQMFTILIVLVSYTLVLFSILKKKSLQGIRKAFSTCGAHLLSVSLYYGPLVLMYMRPVSAQSDGQDMMDSLFYTIIIPLLNPIIYSLRNKKVIDSLRKILKRNS from the coding sequence ATGGAAAAAGATAATGCAACACTACTGACAGAGTTAATTCTCACAGGACTCACATATGAACCACAGTGGCAAATCTCCCTATTCCTGGTGTTCTTGGTTATCTATCTTCTCACCATTGTGGGGAACCTTGGTCTGATTGCTCTCATATGGAATGACCCTCAGCTTCACAtccccatgtactttttccttgGAAGTTTGGCATTTGTGGATGCTTGGATATCATCCACAGTGACCCCCAAGATGCTGGTCAACTTCTTTGCCAAGAGCAAAATGATATCTCTTTCTGAATGCATGATACAGTTTTTTTCCTTGGCAATCAGTATAACCACAGAATGTTTTCTGCTGGCAACAATGGCTTATGATCGCTATGTGGCCATATGCAAACCATTACTTTACCCAGTGATTATGTCCAATACACTATGCATCCGGCTgttagttttgtcattttcagGTGGCCTTCTTCATGCCATAATTCACAATGCTTTGTTATTCAGATTAACCTTCTGTGATTCCATCATAGTACATCACTTTTACTGTGACATTATGCCATTGTTTAAGATTTCTTGTACTGACCCTTCTATTAATTTTctgatagtatttatttttgctggGTCAATACAGATGTTCACCATTCTGATAGTTCTTGTCTCCTATACACTAGTTCTCttttcaatcttaaaaaagaagtcaCTACAAGGGATAAGAaaagccttctccacctgtggAGCCCATCTCTTATCTGTCTCTTTGTACTATGGCCCTCTTGTCTTAATGTATATGCGCCCTGTATCTGCACAATCAGATGGTCAAGATATGATGGACTCTCTATTTTATACTATCATAATTCCTTTATTAAATCCAATTATCTATAGCTTGAGAAATAAGAAAGTCATAGATtcattgagaaaaatattaaagagaaattctTAG